ACAAAGCTGTCTTGTCACCTTCACAGCatagaaatattgtttttatttttatttattttatgcatacacacacacacattataaattGAAATACATGGCTTGTTCAGTACCTGCTGAAGCATCACTGAACTGAATGACAGATAAACCGCTGCTGGACAGATTCAGCTTCTCCAAACTGAAGATGCAGACATTATTTCACAGTTATGATGTGGTTAGGACACAAGACGTTTTGCATCTTCATTATCTGTTCATCCTCACCAGGGTAAATGTGAGATTTCCAGCACCGTCTCCTGGACTATGTGGTTATTGGATAAATCCAGAACCTTTAAGGTCTGTAGCACACGTTGTGGTCTGGACAAACGAAAGCATGATTGGTTCCTGAGGAATATCTCTGCTCTGTGATGATGATGTGAATGTGATTCAGTGTTGTACCTCAGTAACTCTGTGATGTCATTGTCAGCGAGATACAGTTCCTCTAAGTGCTGCCACATGGGGGCGCAGTGGAGAACCTGCCCAAGACAGAGGGGTGAGGGGTCAGGGGTCAGGGGTCAGAGccacatacacaacacaacacaacaaaagtatggaataattaaaaagtattaatgttctcttcaaggctgcatttatttgatcacaagtATGGTGAAACAatattatagtgaaatattattacagttgtattagttaattaatattaatacaaaaatgatCTTTTTAAATTGAACAGAATTgctgtttcttttgtatttttacatgaatattgtgaaacataacaattttattaagttttaaatatctatttttacgGCATTCTTAcagttatattgtaataattaatattattaaccgttttaaatattttaccgtTTTAACTTTATTCTTACAGTTATATTgtgataattaatattattaaccgttttaaatattttaccctttttactttattcttacagtaatattgtaattaatattattaaccgttttaaatattttaccgtttttactttattcttacagttatattgtaataattaatattattaaccgttttaaatattttaccgtttttactttattcttacagttatattgtaataattaatattattaaccttttaaatattttaccgtttttactttattcttacagtaatattgtaaattattaaaactgtattagtgaatgaattattattaatttaattataattttaaatatttcaccatattaccgtttttaatgtatttttacagtgatattgtgaaatattattacattgatGAATTACTaatgaaaacatttcacaataaagtactatttttactgtattttttacagtaatattgtgaaatacaattacatttaagtaaacagtgaataattaaattatttatgaatactatttcatttatttatcataatttattgctattattatttatgttcaattagtaataataacaactacataataatttattaattatgttaagtactttacaatattactgtattaattaaaatttaaagtatattaaaatacaaaaccggtattttaaattgcaataatatttcacaattttaccgttttgtttttaatcaaataatattaatattaattcttgtaaaaatacagcaaaacagtaatgtTAAATACTTGGAAATAGttcacaacattactatttttacaataataccgtaaaatattattacaattattatggaattaaatatctcaaaatattactgttttaaatgtgtattcttgattaaatatactgtatgcagcCTTTATTCCTAACTTTTGACCAGTGGTGTATAAGTATGCACTAAGTATGATATAATAAGAGAATAAGCACAAAgcaaaacaacatataaacacataaatccGACCTGAGTCCAGGTGAGCGCGCAGCTGTTGAGTGACAGCACCCTCAGACAGGAGAAGGCGGGGCTTAACCGGCTCGGCTCACTGGAGATGCTCAGTCTGTTGTGACTGCACAGAGATGTTGAAACGGGACTCTCAGCGCTCAGACCTCACAAGCAGAGCTCAGAAGtgaatgatatgatatgatgacTGCCTCACCTGAGCTGCAGCTCCCGCAGAGCCTCCAGCTGCTCGGTGACCGCCGCCAGCACCTCCCACGAGCTCAGCAGGTTCCCAGACAGATCCAGAGACTGAGCCACTGAGAGACGCTGTTAAAGAAGCTTCACGCCGAGCCTTCCTGTTCCTGTCGGAGAACAGCAGTGATGTGTTTCTGAAGGATACGTGGTGTGGTGTTCCTGATCTCCTTCTCCGGACCCGGATCAGACACCTCGCATCTCCTCAGACCGATTTCTGTCAGCTTCTCCAGCCTTCGAGAGCACAAAGAACATTATGTTCTGAAAACACAACTAGATGTGCATTAAGAGATTTTATCATGCAGTGGTCAACTTTGAGTTCAGACTACTGGAAAGAAAACATATCTTAATACACATTTAGAAAAGAAGATGTTTTTATAAAGAcgtttcttctgctcattaaggccgcatttaatttaatatcaaatacAGCAACAAAcggtaatattctgaaatattattggaatttaaaataactggtttgtattttaatatattttaaaataaatttatttcggtgttggaaagctgaatttttttagcatcaaTTGTACattatcagtgtcacatgatccttcagaaatcattataatattctgatttattatgaattttggtaactgttgtgctgcttaatatttttttggaacctgtgatacttttatgaataaaaaataaaaaaaatagaactcttttttagcaatatacactactttttaaaagtttggggactacttttttttcctttatttatttttttaaagaaaaaaatccttatattaaagtatattaaaatacaaaaccggtattttatattttaattttatttaatatttttactgtttttgttttttgttttttgtttgaatttattgattattggtgaagacttctttaaaaacattcctaatcttactgatctcaaactcTTTTAAGTGGTGTACAGTGGTGTAAATATGAACGAAGATCAAACATCACCTCTGTTTCTGCTTGACGTCCTCAAAGCCGACCATCATCACGGTTCTGCTGGAGATCTTCAGCTCTTCTCCGATAACCTCCTGTAGCTCCACCTCGTAGCGCTGCTTCAGAGCCGTCACGTAATCCACACCGAAGCTGGCCTTCTTGGGCCGCACGAACGAGCCGCCCGTCGGGTGTCTGATGGAGAACAGATggttttttctaggcttgattgtgtttatgggttgcagtctaacatgtgttaatgctgtttaaaaaaaaaaacctgagaaaGCCAACCTACTGATCTGCTGCttaagcttattattattattagactaaATTTCTGAACGCTCCCCCTCTCAGAGCTTTCcagctagaaccaccaaactcagcccagctcttcagactgatctctcTGCTGCTTagtttgttatttcttttttttttgttactgattATGGTTTTATTGTTATGATAAAACTGAggattaaatataataataatactgttttgttttgttggaatGTTGAGTTTTGAGATGATTATTCAAACGCCAAGTGTAAACACACTGaggcccattagactcaatcaagcttcccTTCTATTAACTATTTCTAACCCATTCAAactcttttaatatttctaatctatctatctatctatctatctatctatctatctatctatctatctatctatctatcctagcgacatgctaatcatgctagaaacatactaacaacatgctagtagcatgctaatcatactagcgacatgctagcaaaatgctaatcatgctagaaacatgctagcgacttgttaatcatgctagcaacatgctaatcatgctagagacatgctagtcacttgctaatcaatgttagaaacatgctggtgacatgctagtaacttgctaatcatgctagcaacatgctagtaacttgctagtcATGTTAGCAAAGTGCTAATCATATGCTAATCTAaccatgctaggaacatgctaatcatgctagaaacatgtaaatcatgctaacaacatgctaatctgCTAGTCATGTTAGCTGAAGATTACAGGTAATCATGCGAACAACATGATGCCTAGCAACATTGCTACATGCCAGAAGTAACTACGGtgttatcatgctagaaacattctaATTCATGCTAAACAtgcctagaaacatgctagtcacttgctaatcattgCTAGTTAGAACTATGCAGAAAACTGCTAGCCATAGCTATTATCATGCTAGAACATTGCTAGTATCGCTAACAACATGCTATGTAAActttgataatcatgctagatgAAGATAGCAAGttatcatgttagaaacatggtTAATCACCTAGTCATGCTAGACCAACTAGAAAGCCATCATGCTAGCAAATATGGCTTAGTAATGCTAGTCCATGCTTAGCAGCATGCTAATCTTAATAAGAAACATTGTTAATCGTGCTAAGACACATGTTATTAACATCCATCTAATCTAAATTTCACGCTTTTTCAGGAAACATGCTACTTTTCTATAAGCCACACTTTGAAGTACAATTGCTTAATCATAACCTGAGTTGACAAACCAGTTTGCTCTAgtaacttgctagtcatgctactTTATGCAGATGCTATCTTATATGGGATACATCTGATGAGTTAGCGGCTAGTTAAAAATGTTATGGCTGACATCCATCTCGAACATT
This DNA window, taken from Cyprinus carpio isolate SPL01 chromosome B11, ASM1834038v1, whole genome shotgun sequence, encodes the following:
- the tbce gene encoding tubulin-specific chaperone E — encoded protein: MKAQEVLEDAVGRRVSCDGERGTVRYVGPVPPTAGLWLGVEWDDPERGKHDGSHEGVRYFTCRHPTGGSFVRPKKASFGVDYVTALKQRYEVELQEVIGEELKISSRTVMMVGFEDVKQKQRLEKLTEIGLRRCEVSDPGPEKEIRNTTPLAQSLDLSGNLLSSWEVLAAVTEQLEALRELQLSHNRLSISSEPSRLSPAFSCLRVLSLNSCALTWTQVLHCAPMWQHLEELYLADNDITELLRPQRVLQTLKVLDLSNNHIVQETVLEISHLPCLEKLNLSSSGLSVIQFSDASAGDKTALFPALKTLLLDDNNISEWCVVNELEKLSSLLHLSCRRNPLLQREKNPETVRQIIIARLSRLELLDMRKVLSDERRGAELDYCKKFGLDWLKAGGHSDPEKNHPNTEFMSEHPRFLALLQKYGAPDEGELKEQKPFALKNQLLTLTFVCPEDSERKPIEKKLPGKSTH